Proteins encoded in a region of the Raphanus sativus cultivar WK10039 chromosome 8, ASM80110v3, whole genome shotgun sequence genome:
- the LOC108819522 gene encoding transcription factor RF2b — protein sequence MDDKPDPRPGPNADPTPSSFHRRSRSDDMSMFMFTDPLISAAAPPSSDDLPSDDDLFSSFIDVDSLSSNPNQPISFPDHAAFPPSSSSRPRHRHSNSVDAGCAMYASDEIMDAKKAMPPEKLSELWSIDPKRAKRILANRQSAARSKERKARYIQELERRVQSLQTEATTLSAQLTLFQRDTNGLANENTELKLRLQAMEQQAHLRNALNEALRKEVERMKMETGEISSNSDSYDMGMQQVQYSPSTFMAIPPYHHGSINNGQDMMQQMRGFNQSRPMEMSNSQSVSEFLQNGRLQGLEINSNNSSSLVKSEGPSLSASESSSAY from the exons ATGGACGACAAACCGGATCCTCGACCCGGTCCAAATGCCGATCCCACTCCCTCCTCCTTCCACCGCCGATCTCGCTCCGACGACATGTCGATGTTCATGTTCACGGATCCGCTCATCTCCGCCGCGGCACCACCTTCCTCCGACGACCTTCCCTCCGACGACgatctcttctcttccttcaTCGACGTCGACAGCCTCTCCTCAAATCCAAATCAGCCAATCTCATTTCCAGATCACGCCGCCTTTCCTCCGTCCTCCTCGTCTCGTCCTCGCCACCGTCACAGCAATTCCGTCGACGCCGGATGCGCAATGTACGCCAGCGACGAGATCATGGACGCGAAGAAAGCTATGCCTCCTGAGAAGCTCTCTGAGCTCTGGAGCATCGATCCCAAACGCGCCAAAAg GATCTTAGCGAATCGTCAGTCCGCAGCTCGCTCCAAGGAGAGAAAAGCACGATACATTCAAGAGCTCGAGCGTAGAGTCCAATCGCTTCAAACCGAAGCCACCACTCTCTCTGCTCAGCTCACTCTCTTCCAG AGAGATACAAATGGACTAGCAAACGAGAACACAGAGCTAAAGCTCAGGCTACAAGCAATGGAGCAACAAGCTCACCTTCGTAATG cttTAAACGAGGCATTGAGGAAAGAAGTGGAGAGGATGAAGATGGAAACGGGAGAGATCTCTAGTAATTCAGATTCGTATGATATGGGAATGCAGCAGGTTCAGTATTCTCCTTCAACGTTCATGGCGATACCACCGTATCATCATGGCTCGATCAACAACGGCCAAGatatgatgcagcagatgcgAGGGTTCAATCAAAGCCGTCCGATGGAGATGTCGAATTCTCAGAGCGTGTCGGAGTTTCTGCAGAACGGACGGTTGCAAGGTCTAGAGATAAATAGCAATAATAGCTCGAGCTTGGTTAAATCTGAAGGACCTTCGCTCTCTGCTAGTGAGAGTAGCTCTGCGtattga
- the LOC108820594 gene encoding probable sugar phosphate/phosphate translocator At1g06470, producing MEQRKQLRGSSTVEVISSQGDVDREEVLEPFDIENESRKESSSFDVGYSSGDSLETLPKASTEAISPADILKTLFFILVWYTFSTFLTLYNKTLLGDDLGKFPAPLLMNTIHFSIQAVLSKMITWYWSGRFQPDVAISWRDYFLRVVPTALATALDINLSNESLVFISVTFATMCKSAAPIFLLLFAFAFRLESPSLKLFGIISVISAGVLLSVAKETEFEFWGFVFVMLAAVMSGFRWCMTQVLLQKETYGLKNPFTFMSYVAPVMAIVTGLLSLLLDPWSEFRENIYFDNGAHFTRTCFLMLFGGALAFCMVLTEYILVSVTSAVTVTIAGVVKEAVTIVVAVFYFHDEFTWLKGFGLMIIMVGVSLFNWYKYEKLQKGHKTEDEKQLQAPSQTGKYVILDETDDQENGP from the exons ATGGAGCAAAGAAAACAGCTACGCGGTAGTAGCACCGTCGAGGTTATATCCAGTCAGGGAGATGTAGACAGAGAAGAGGTTTTAGAGCCTTTTGATATTGAAAATGAATCCAGGAAGGAGTCCAGCAGTTTTGATGTTGGTTACAGTTCCGGTGATAGCCTCGAAACGTTGCCTAAAGCCTCAACAGAGGCCATCTCTCCCGCTGACATTCTGAAAACACTCTTCTTTATACTTGTATGGTATACTTTCAGCACATTTTTGACTCT GTACAACAAAACTCTCTTAGGAGATGATTTGGGGAAATTTCCTGCTCCCTTGTTAATGAATACCATTCACTTTTCTATTCAAGCGGTTTTATCAAAGATGATAACTTGGTATTGGTCGGGAAGATTTCAACCTGATGTTGCCATATCATGGAGAGACTATTTCCTTAGAG TTGTACCAACAGCACTTGCAACTGCTTTGGATATAAATCTGAGTAATGAGTCACTGGTCTTCATATCGGTTACTTTTGCAACAATG TGCAAATCTGCAGCCCCAatatttcttcttctgtttGCTTTTGCCTTCAG GTTGGAGTCTCCAAGCCTGAAGCTTTTTGGCATTATTTCAGTTATCTCAGCAGGAGTGCTGTTATCAG TTGCAAAGGAGACAGAGTTTGAGTTTTGGGGTTTCGTTTTTGTCATGCTCGCTGCTGTCATGTCCGGTTTCCGTTGGTGTATGACCCAAGTTCTTTTGCAG AAAGAAACCTATG GCCTGAAAAATCCCTTCACATTTATGAGTTACGTGGCACCAGTGATGGCTATAGTGACTGgtcttctttctctccttctGGATCCATGGAGTGAATTTAGAGAAAACATATACTTTGATAATGGAGCGCATTTTACTCGAACTTGTTTCTTGATGCTTTTTGGTGGAGCATTGGCTTTTTGCATG gTTTTAACTGAGTATATTCTTGTTTCGGTTACTAGTGCTGTAACCGTCACAATAGCGGGGGTCGTTAAAGAGGCGGTCACCATAGTG GTTGCAGTGTTTTACTTCCATGACGAATTTACATGGCTAAAAGGTTTTGGTCTGATGATCATCATGGTTGGTGTCAGTTTGTTCAACTGGTACAA ATATGAGAAACTACAAAAGGGGCACAAAACAGAAGATGAGAAGCAGCTACAAGCTCCAAGTCAAACTGGAAAATATGTGATACTCGATGAGACGGATGATCAAGAAAATGGTCCCTAA
- the LOC108822531 gene encoding oxygen-evolving enhancer protein 2, chloroplastic — MAYSSACFLHQSALASSAARSSSPSSSSQRYVSLSKLVCKAQQTHENDTSAVSRRLALTLLVGAAAVGSKVSPADAAYGEAANVFGKPKQNTDFTAYSGDGFQVQVPAKWNPSREVEYPGQVLRYEDNFDATSNLNVMVTPTDKKSITDYGSPEEFLSQVNYLLGKQAYFGETASEGGFDNNAVATANILETNIQEVGGKPYYYLSVLTRTADGDEGGKHQLITATVNGGKLYICKAQAGDKRWFKGANKFVEKAATSFSVA, encoded by the exons ATGGCGTACAGCAGCGCGTGTTTCCTACATCAAAGCGCACTAGCCTCCTCCGCCGCGAGATCATCATCACCTTCCTCATCATCCCAGCGCTACGTGTCACTCTCTAAACTAGTGTGTAAAGCACAACAGACTCACGAAAACGATACCTCCGCCGTCTCTCGCCGTCTCGCTCTCACACTCCTCGTCGGCGCCGCTGCGGTTGGTTCCAAAGTGTCTCCAGCCGATGCTGCCTACGGTGAAGCTG CAAATGTGTTTGGGAAGCCAAAGCAAAACACAGACTTCACGGCGTACAGTGGAGACGGATTCCAAGTGCAGGTGCCAGCTAAGTGGAACCCAAGCAGAGAGGTTGAGTATCCAGGACAAGTCCTTAGGTATGAAGACAACTTCGACGCTACTAGCAATCTCAATGTCATGGTCACTCCTACCGACAAGAAGTCCATCACTGATTACGGTTCTCCTGAAGAGTTCCTCTCTCAG GTCAATTACCTTCTAGGGAAACAAGCTTACTTCGGTGAGACTGCCTCTGAG GGAGGGTTTGACAACAATGCAGTGGCAACAGCAAACATTCTGGAGACGAATATTCAGGAAGTTGGTGGGAAACCATACTATTACTTGTCTGTGTTGACGAGAACAGCCGATGGAGACGAAGGTGGTAAGCATCAGCTGATCACAGCTACTGTGAATGGAGGCAAGCTTTATATCTGCAAAGCACAAGCTGGAGACAAGAGGTGGTTCAAGGGAGCCAATAAATTCGTCGAGAAAGCAGCCACTTCTTTCAGTGTTGCTTAA
- the LOC130498612 gene encoding rRNA (cytosine-C(5))-methyltransferase NOP2C-like, with the protein MKKARVLLLNPSFLPRATTTIFSSASQTRLLSHQMETKPSSDSSRYCYDPVLRWDPQVEDYFNKAYGADHFARISKALTRPSSYSCIRVNTVKTTSEAVIEKLTKILNESEDGSLKLVQSDGSSPISKCQIPGLDYVVFVRGSGPHRIEYGSGLESPPKEVLVSRKCAEAVLRGAQVYVPGVLACTAHVEKGDAVAVCVAMEQPGDDEGDWSVNMTRGTTLQGLPSDPFYCERSGLYIGMGTTMLSRAGMFRVPHGVAVDLSNRVFRLPSFYNVLEGEIFLQNLPSIVAAHALDPQKGERILDMCAAPGGKTTAIAILMNDEGEIVAADRSHNKVLDVQKLSAEMGLSCITTCKLDALKSVCLPNALSDSTTLANGDNIGSVTSHSALSSNEEMASGRSEAEKSSSTEQPNGGDNVSQAEIRKNKERLRNGRGRTQSQGGRAGKSQGFPPNSFDRVLLDAPCSALGLRPRLFAGLETVISLRNHGRYQRKMLDQAVQLVRVGGVLVYSTCTINPSENEAVVRYALDKYKFLSLAPQHPRIGGPGLIGRCEFPDGYVEELLKPGEEEMVQKFDPSSELDTIGFFIAKFSVGPKD; encoded by the exons ATGAAGAAAGCGAGGGTTCTGCTGCTAAACCCCTCTTTCCTCCCCAGAGCCACCACGACCATCTTCTCCTCTGCTTCTCAGACTCGCCTTCTCTCTCACCAGATGGAGACGAAACCTTCGTCGGATTCGTCGCGTTACTGTTATGATCCAGTGTTGCGATGGGATCCTCAAGTCGAAGACTACTTCAACAAAGCTTACGGAGCTGATCACTTTGCTCGCATCTCAAAGGCTCTCAC GCGTCCATCTTCCTACTCCTGCATCCGAGTGAACACAGTTAAAACAACGAGTGAAGCTGTTATCGAAAAGCTCACGAAGATCTTGAACGAATCAGAGGATGGCAGCTTGAAGCTAGTGCAATCAGATGGGAGCAGTCCCATTTCCAAGTGTCAGATTCCTGGTTTGGACTATGTCGTTTTTGTCCGTGGTTCAGGCCCGCATAGAATTGAGTATGGATCTGGGCTTGAGTCTCCTCCCAAGGAGGTGTTAGTGAGCAGGAAGTGTGCTGAAGCTGTTCTTAGAGGAGCTCAG GTTTATGTCCCAGGTGTGCTGGCTTGTACTGCTCATGTTGAGAAAGGAGATGCAGTTGCTGTCTGTGTTGCTATGGAACAACCTGGTGATGACGAAGGTGACTGGAGTGTTAATATGACTCGTGGGACCACTCTTCAGGGTCTACCATCAG ATCCTTTCTATTGTGAACGCAGTGGACTATATATCGGCATGGGAACGACTATGCTGTCACGGGCTGGCATGTTTCGTGTTCCTCATGGAGTTGCGGTGGATTTGAGCAATAGAGTTTTTAGATTGCCTTCTTTTTATA ATGTCCTCGAGGGGGAAATATTTCTTCAAAACTTGCCAAGTATTGTTGCTGCTCACGCTCTTG ATCCTCAGAAAGGGGAGAGAATATTGGACATGTGTGCAGCACCGGGAGGGAAGACTACTGCAATTGCTATACTTATGAATGATGAGGGAGAGATAGTGGCTGCAGATAGATCTCATAACAAA GTGCTGGATGTCCAGAAATTGTCTGCTGAGATGGGCTTAAGTTGCATAACAACATGCAAACTGGATGCGCTGAAATCTGTTTGTCTTCCAAACGCACTCAGTGATTCAACAACATTAGCTAACGGTGACAATATTGGTTCTGTGACCAGCCATTCCGCATTATCATCAAACGAAGAAATGGCATCTGGAAGATCAGAGGCTGAAAAATCAT CCAGCACTGAACAGCCAAATGGAGGAGATAATGTTAGCCAAGCCGAAATCAGGAAGAATAAGGAAAGGCTGAGAAATGGTCGCGGAAGAACTCAAAGCCAAGGTGGACGGGCTGGAAAATCACAAGGTTTCCCGCCTAATAGCTTTGATAGAGTCCTACTAGATGCTCCTTGTTCTGCTCTTGGTTTGAGACCTCGTCTTTTCGCTGGACTG GAGACTGTTATATCGTTGAGAAACCATGGAAGGTACCAGCGGAAAATGTTGGACCAAGCTGTTCAATTGGTTCGTGTTGGTGGAGTTCTTGTATACTCAAC ATGCACAATTAACCCTAGCGAGAACGAGGCCGTGGTTCGCTATGCTCTGGATAAATACAAATTTCTTTCTTTAGCACCACAG CATCCTAGGATTGGAGGCCCTGGTCTAATTGGTCGATGTGAATTCCCTGATGGATACGTCGA GGAGTTGTTGAAACCGGGTGAAGAAGAAATGGTTCAGAAGTTCGACCCGTCATCTGAGCTCGATACCATCGGCTTCTTTATAGCTAAGTTCAGCGTCGGCCCCAAGGATTAA
- the LOC130498574 gene encoding uncharacterized protein LOC130498574, which translates to MELDSITARRRLATVAAHFPSATNDPISAAPSLVPLNCSSSLNSVIRSCDNKIAFARQASSEQGFFMRQASPDQFIPQSSGITLKNSVIRRGDSRLYFSRQASSAQGLFMRQASTDERTIPQDAASTKTNGFPSSTEQPLVSRPEYASPHFSKPAAKEDFFVLPDLLNQPKENLEKPYNPDLPKLANPGTVWSPSLNVAEYEHNYVVAVELPGASINDIRVEVDNINLTVTGRRTAVCQKADAGTKGSICGYHKQEILQGPFKVSWPLPSNVNKDNVSAEFMDGLLRIVIPKL; encoded by the exons atGGAGCTCGATTCCATCACCGCTAGGCGCAGACTCGCTACCGTCGCCGCTCACTTCCCCTCAGCAACCAACGATCCCATCTCTGCGGCGCCGTCTCTCGTCCCCTTG AATTGTAGTAGCAGTTTGAACTCTGTCATCAGAAGTTGTGACAATAAAATCGCTTTTGCTCGGCAAGCATCTTCTGAACAAGGCTTCTTTATGAGGCAGGCTTCCCCTGACCAG TTTATACCTCAGTCTAGCGGCATCACTTTGAAGAACTCTGTCATTAGAAGAGGTGACAGCAGGCTCTATTTTTCTCGTCAAGCTTCTTCTGCACAGGGTCTTTTCATGAGGCAAGCTTCCACTGATGAG AGGACCATACCACAGGACGCTGCATCTACCAAGACGAATGGATTCCCTTCTTCTACAGAACAACCTTTGGTTTCCAGACCTGAGTACGCCTCGCCACATTTTTCCAAGCCCGCTGCAAAAGAAGACTTCTTTGTTTTGCCTGATTTGCTAAACCAGCCAAAGGAAAACTTGGAAAAGCCATATAACCCTGACCTTCCTAAGTTAGCCAATCCAG GGACTGTCTGGTCTCCGAGTTTGAATGTTGCAGAATATGAGCATAACTATGTCGTGGCAGTAGAGCTACCAGGGGCCAGTATCAATGATATAAGAGTGGAGGTTGACAACATAAA CTTGACTGTGACAGGGAGACGCACAGCTGTCTGTCAAAAAGCTGATGCAGGCACCAAAGGTTCAATCTGTGGGTATCACAAGCAAGAAATACTACAAGGACCTTTCAAAGTTTCCTGGCCACTACCCAGCAACGTGAACAAGGATAACGTTTCTGCTGAATTTAT GGATGGGCTTCTGAGAATAGTGATTCCAAAGCTTTGA
- the LOC130494693 gene encoding LOW QUALITY PROTEIN: 3-hydroxyisobutyryl-CoA hydrolase-like protein 5 (The sequence of the model RefSeq protein was modified relative to this genomic sequence to represent the inferred CDS: deleted 1 base in 1 codon), which yields MFRVRAPLLTKPPFCFSSLKIHKMAQEGRNIIDEQVVVGEEKGSVRLATLNRPRQLNVISSQVVLKLAEYLETWEKDDKTKLILIKGAGRAFSAGGDLKMFYDGRESKDSCLEVVYRMYWLCYHIHTYKKTQVSLVNGISMGGGASLMVPMKFSVVTEKTVFATPEASIGFHTDCGFSYIHSRLPGHLGEFLALTGARLNGKELVAIGMATHFVPSAKLADLEAGLVGLDSGDMDVVRSTIEEFAEKVDLDKNSILNKQSIIDECFSKESVKQIIQAFEAEGSKEGNEWITPIIKGLKRSSPTGLKITLRSIREGRKQTLSDCLKKEFRITVNILRSIISPDVYEGIRALTIDKDNSPKWNPATLDEVAEEKINLVFEPMEGDIELLIPETEANRWEGKYETSGCA from the exons atgtTTCGCGTCAGAGCTCCATTGCTTACCAAACCCCCCTTTTGCTTCTCCTCTCTCAAG ATACATAAGATGGCTCAAGAAGGTCGAAACATCATCGATGAGCAG GTTGTTGTTGGAGAGGAGAAAGGTTCGGTGAGATTGGCTACACTAAACCGCCCTCGTCAGCTAAATGTCATCTCTTCTCAAGtg GTCCTCAAGCTTGCAGAATATCTTGAAACCTGGGAGAAGGATGACAAAACAAAGCTTATATTGATCAAG GGTGCAGGTAGAGCTTTCTCAGCCGGCGGTGATCTAAAGATGTTTTATGACGGCCGTGAATCAA AGGATTCTTGCCTTGAGGTTGTTTACCGAATGTACTGGCTTTGCTACCATATCCACACATACAAGAAGACACAG GTTTCTCTTGTAAATGGGATATCGATGGGTGGAGGTGCATCATTGATGGTCCCAATGAAGTTCTCTGTTGTGACAGAGAAAACT GTTTTTGCAACTCCAGAAGCAAGCATTGGGTTTCACACCGATTGTGGGTTCTCTTACATTCATTCACGTCTTCCTGGTCATCTAG GAGAATTCTTGGCTTTAACTGGGGCAAGATTGAATGGCAAAGAACTTGTAGCAATTGGCATG GCAACACATTTTGTTCCTTCTGCT AAACTGGCTGATCTGGAGGCAGGGCTTGTGGGTTTAGACTCTGGAGACATGGATGTAGTTCGGTCCACAATTGAAGAGTTCGCCGAGAAAGTAGACCTCGACAAAAACAGCATCCTTAACAa GCAGTCAATAATTGATGAGTGTTTCTCAAAAGAAAGTGTGAAGCAGATCATACAAGCATTT GAAGCTGAAGGGAGCAAAGAGGGAAATGAGTGGATAACTCCAATCATCAAAGGTCTCAAACGTTCATCTCCCACAGGGTTGAAAATAACCCTAAGATCG ATTCGTGAAGGTAGGAAACAAACACTGAGTGATTGCCTCAAGAAGGAGTTTAGAATCACTGTGAATATTTTGAGGAGCATCATATCACCTGACGTGTATGAG GGTATAAGAGCTCTGACCATAGACAAAGACAATTCTCCCAAG TGGAATCCAGCGACGTTGGATGAGGTAGCTGAGGAGAAGATCAACTTGGTGTTTGAGCCCATGGAGGGTGATATTGAGCTTCTTATCCCTGAAACCGAAGCAAACAG GTGGGAAGGCAAATACGAGACTTCAGGTTGTGCATGA
- the LOC108822530 gene encoding uncharacterized oxidoreductase At1g06690, chloroplastic encodes MAMATHFSFPVNYVLSEASRGRGRFDRKLVRAAVASGDSSVAPAITEESKVKLGGSDLKVTKLGIGVWSWGDNSYWNDFQWDDRKLKAAKGAFDVSLDNGIDFFDTAEVYGSKFSLGAISSETLLGRFIRERKERYPGAEVSVATKYAALPWRLGRESVISALKDSLARLELSSVDLYQLHWPGLWGNEGYLDGLGDAVEQGLVKAVGVSNYSEKRLRDAYERLKKRGIPLASNQVNYSLIYRAPEQTGVKAACDELGVTLIAYSPIAQGALTGKYTPENPPSGPRGRIYTREFLTKLQPLLNRIKQIGENYTKTPTQVALNWLVAQGNVIPIPGAKNAEQAKEFAGAIGWSLTDDEVAELRSLASEINPVVGFPVEYL; translated from the exons ATGGCCATGGCTACGCATTTCAGCTTCCCTGTAAACTACGTTCTATCGGAAGCCTCTCGAGGAAGAGGAAGGTTCGATCGGAAGCTGGTGAGAGCAGCAGTAGCCTCGGGAGATTCTTCCGTAGCTCCGGCGATTACGGAAGAGTCAAAAGTGAAACTAGGTGGCTCGGATCTGAAGGTGACGAAGCTTGGCATCGGAGTGTGGTCATGGGGTGATAACAGTTACTGGAATGATTTCCAGTGGGATG ACAGGAAATTGAAGGCTGCCAAAGGTGCTTTCGATGTCAGTCTTGACAACGGTATAGATTTTTTCGATACTGCTGAAGTTTATGGTTCCAAG TTTTCATTGGGTGCTATAAGCTCTGAGACTCTTCTAGGAAG GTTCATCAGGGAGAGGAAAGAGAGATATCCCGGAGCTGAGGTTTCAGTTGCAACCAAGTATGCTGCTTTGCCTTGGCGTTTGGGTCGTGAGAGTGTTATCTCGGCTCTTAAAGATTCCCTTGCCCGGCTTGAGCTTTCTTCTGTGGATCTCTATCAACTCCATTG GCCGGGATTATGGGGAAATGAAG GATATCTGGATGGTCTTGGGGATGCTGTTGAGCAAGGACTTGTGAAGGCTGTTGGTGTTTCTAACTACAGTG AGAAGCGGCTACGTGATGCTTATGAGAGACTGAAAAAGAGAGGAATCCCTCTGGCCTCAAATCAAGTTAACTACAGTTTGATATACAGAGCTCCAGAGCAGACTGGTGTGAAGGCTGCCTGTGATGAGCTTGGAGTCACTTTGATTGCATATTCCCCCATTGCTCAAG GTGCTCTAACTGGTAAATACACCCCAGAGAACCCACCTTCAGGTCCTCGGGGTCGCATTTATACTCGTGAATTTTTAACAAAG CTTCAACCCCTGCTTAATAGAATCAAACAAATAGGCGAAAACTACACCAAAACTCCCACACAG GTAGCATTGAACTGGTTGGTGGCACAAGGGAACGTGATACCGATCCCAGGAGCCAAGAATGCGGAACAAGCCAAAGAGTTTGCGGGAGCTATAGGTTGGAGTCTGACAGACGATGAAGTGGCTGAGCTACGGTCTCTGGCCTCTGAGATTAACCCCGTCGTTGGTTTCCCTGTTGAGTATCTCTGA
- the LOC108820853 gene encoding uncharacterized protein LOC108820853, translating into MFCLSELEDTVRVHPSNLGSPLEDAIKTELKELFLDKVLSIGLCVSIYDIKSVQGGFVLPGDGAPTYKVRFRIVVFRPFVGEVIAAKFKESDSNGLRLTLGFFEDVYVPAPLIPTPNRCEPDPYNRNQMRWVWKYGDDEFIIDDSCQIKFRVENISYPPVPIERAEDAKPFASMVVTGTIDDDGLGPVSWWEACAPISDDDED; encoded by the exons ATGTTCTGTCTTAGCGAGCTGGAAGATACAGTAAGAGTGCATCCGTCTAACCTTGGCAGCCCCCTCGAAGATGCCATTAAGACAGAGCTTAAAGAGCTGTTCTTGGACAAG GTGTTGTCCATTGGCCTTTGCGTATCGATTTACGACATTAAATCAGTCCAAGGAGGGTTTGTTTTACCCGGTGATGGTGCTCCCACCTATAAG GTACGTTTCAGAATTGTAGTGTTTCGTCCATTTGTTGGTGAGGTCATAGCTGCAAAGTTCAAAGAATCTGATTCCAATGGCTTACGCT TAACACTTGGATTCTTTGAAGATGTTTATGTGCCTGCTCCACTTATACCCACACCTAACCGCTGTGAGCCTGACCCTTACAATAg GAATCAGATGAGATGGGTGTGGAAATATGGAGATGACGAGTTTATTATCGACGATTCATGTCAg ATCAAGTTTCGAGTTGAGAACATCAGCTATCCACCTGTTCCAATTGAGCGAGCAGAGGACGCAAAGCCTTTTGCTTCTATGGTGGTCACT GGGACTATAGATGATGATGGCTTGGGGCCTGTTTCTTGGTGGGAGGCTTGTGCCCCGATTAGTGACGACGACGAAGATTGA
- the LOC130498911 gene encoding UDP-xylose transporter 3-like, whose translation MSEGQKFQLGTIGALSLSVVSSVSIVICNKALISTLGFTFATTLTSWHLLVTFCSLHVALWMKMFEHKPFDPRAVMGFGILNGISIGLLNLSLGFNSVGFYQMTKLAIIPCTVLLETLFFRKKFSRKIQFSLTILLLGVGIATVTDLQLNMRGSVLSLLAVITTCVAQIMTNTIQKKFKVSSTQLLYQSCPYQAMTLFVTGPFLDGLLTNQNVFAFKYTSQVVFFIVLSCLISVSVNFSTFLVIGKTSPVTYQVLGHLKTCLVLAFGYVLLKDPFNWRNILGIMVAVIGMVVYSYFCSVETQQKASETSTQLPQMKESEKDPLIAVENGSGVLSDGGGVQKTAAPVWNSNKDFQA comes from the exons ATGAGCGAGGGGCAGAAGTTCCAGCTGGGAACAATCGGCGCTTTGAGTTTATCCGTTGTGTCGTCTGTGTCGATCGTGATCTGCAACAAGGCCCTTATTAGCACCCTTGGCTTCACCTTCG CGACTACTTTGACAAGTTGGCATCTTTTGGTCACGTTTTGTTCCCTTCATGTGGCACTATGGATGAAGATGTTTGAACACAAGCCTTTTGATCCACGAGCCGTGATGGGATTTGGGATATTGAATGGGATCTCTATTGGACTATTGAACCTCAGCCTGGGCTTTAATTCCGTTGGTTTTTACCAG ATGACAAAACTAGCAATCATCCCCTGTACTGTTCTCTTGGAAACCCTCTTCTTCAGGAAAAAGTTCAG TCGAAAAATTCAGTTTTCGTTAACCATCCTTCTCCTTGGTGTTGGGATTGCAACCGTCACAGATCTTCAGCTTAATATGCGGGGTTCTGTCTTGTCTCTGCTGGCTGTTATCACAACTTGTGTTGCTCAAATT ATGACAAATACCATCCAGAAGAAGTTCAAAGTTTCATCCACGCAACTTCTTTATCAGTCTTGCCCTTATCAAGCAATGACACTTTTCGTCACTGGCCCATTTTTAGATGGGCTCCTAACCAACCAGAATGTGTTTGCTTTCAAGTACACTTCCCAAGTTGTG TTTTTCATCGTCCTATCCTGCCTCATATCAGTGTCTGTAAACTTCAGCACTTTTCTGGTAATTGGGAAAACGTCTCCGGTCACATATCAGGTGCTCGGACATCTGAAAACATGCCTGGTTCTAGCATTTGGATACGTGTTGCTGAAGGACCCATTCAACTGGCGCAACATTCTTGGCATTATGGTGGCAGTGATTGGAATGGTGGTTTATTCCTATTTCTGCTCGGTTGAGACTCAGCAGAAGGCAAGTGAAACATCAACCCAATTGCCTCAG ATGAAAGAGAGCGAGAAGGATCCGCTAATAGCAGTTGAAAATGGAAGCGGAGTGTTATCAGATGGTGGTGGTGTGCAAAAGACGGCGGCTCCTGTATGGAACTCAAATAAAGATTTTCAAGCCTAA